In Stieleria varia, one genomic interval encodes:
- a CDS encoding DUF4339 domain-containing protein, with protein sequence MTADWFYMGTGWLRKSRRVGPISEADLLHRIDKGQIEPDTLVQSSKTRGKWVKMEKVGPAMKRWLAAHPDAEQAGE encoded by the coding sequence ATGACTGCAGATTGGTTTTACATGGGCACGGGGTGGCTTCGCAAATCGCGTCGCGTTGGCCCCATCAGCGAAGCGGATTTACTACATCGAATCGATAAAGGGCAAATTGAGCCTGATACGTTGGTCCAAAGCAGTAAGACGCGAGGCAAGTGGGTTAAGATGGAGAAGGTCGGGCCGGCGATGAAGCGTTGGTTGGCGGCGCACCCGGATGCGGAACAAGCAGGCGAGTGA